One window of Thioclava sp. GXIMD4216 genomic DNA carries:
- a CDS encoding DUF4214 domain-containing protein, translating into MGYLTHLGMVTSGTSRYMTQIDDLMLSLDGSLLYQASGEGGGIVVRDAETGAKLLDLAAYPSGSGLSGSVEIALCDLNGKAALLVSGPYSSGVTGYWVANNGTLNQAFTLDYGSLDALDQLEVVTQGGQNFLVGAGRAQGGFSVWSVGADNGLTLTARADIAAGNLTALETVTIDGASYILALSGQPPSLNCYGLSDTGKVTAKGDLDLNDGLAVSDPVALAQVTLGDQVFVLVGAQGSGSVSVAALGADGRLTITDQVNDDLTTRFGQLTVLEAINHNGRAYVVAGGGDDGISLMTLLPDGRLVHLETLADTTGMALEAPSALELAVVDGELRLYAAGRGEAESGVAALSLYRVEVDPGLTLLAEDAGSALTGGGADDVLMGGDGKDTLRGGAGDDILTDGAGADRLWGGAGADIFVFTKDGATDRIEDFEVGVDRIDLSQIGRFYTVDALTIKSITGGAQITIGGETLTVMSSDGRSLSAADFDISDLRDIWHVDVSSLTVGPQHLVGTAQNDWIEGDSGADTLTGGRGADTLLGGEGNDLLLGEIEEGKFDTASAQVVRLFQATLDRAPNAEGHLDWTAQILSGEKTLTEVAQGFVDSAEFQDTYGELNDTQFVTQLYQNVLGRAPDAAGLKSWTTYLAQDGTTRADVVVGFSESTEFSRAMQSEVLDMSRAGYQSDWVDDVFRLYQATLGRAPDLGGITAWTTALSQGTPFEDVVSGFVNSTEFQQSYGQLDNEAFVTLLYENVLGRAPGSAGLADWCARMEDQGWSRADVVEGFSQSGEFTRQMADPLKNWMVDQGEWNQLEGGAGDNILFGGMMADRFVFSADTPGTHLVVDYQPWDCLSFEGFGYQSIEDIRAQFSQEGDDAIFIDQDVEVVLRNTLISEIDYDSCQF; encoded by the coding sequence ATGGGGTATCTGACGCATCTGGGCATGGTGACTTCTGGCACCAGCCGTTACATGACGCAAATCGACGATCTGATGCTGTCGCTGGATGGCAGCCTGTTATATCAGGCCTCCGGCGAGGGAGGGGGCATCGTTGTGCGCGATGCCGAAACGGGGGCCAAACTGCTGGATCTGGCCGCCTATCCCAGCGGGTCCGGCCTGTCCGGATCTGTCGAAATCGCGCTTTGCGACCTGAACGGAAAGGCCGCGTTGCTGGTCTCGGGGCCTTATAGCAGCGGCGTCACAGGCTATTGGGTGGCCAATAATGGCACGCTCAATCAGGCGTTCACGCTTGATTACGGGAGCCTTGACGCCCTCGACCAACTGGAAGTCGTCACACAGGGCGGCCAGAACTTTCTGGTGGGCGCAGGGCGCGCGCAGGGCGGGTTCTCGGTGTGGTCTGTCGGCGCGGATAACGGGCTCACCCTGACGGCACGGGCCGATATCGCAGCGGGCAACCTGACAGCGTTGGAAACCGTCACAATCGACGGGGCAAGCTATATTCTGGCGCTCTCGGGCCAGCCCCCCTCGCTGAACTGCTATGGCCTGTCCGATACGGGCAAGGTGACCGCCAAAGGCGATCTTGACCTGAATGACGGGCTGGCCGTCTCTGATCCGGTGGCTCTGGCACAGGTTACACTGGGCGATCAGGTCTTTGTGCTGGTCGGCGCGCAGGGATCGGGCTCTGTCTCCGTCGCGGCTCTGGGAGCGGATGGACGGCTGACCATCACCGATCAGGTCAATGACGATCTCACGACGCGCTTCGGGCAACTCACCGTTCTGGAGGCGATCAATCACAACGGGCGCGCCTATGTGGTGGCCGGTGGCGGTGATGACGGCATAAGTCTGATGACCCTGCTGCCCGACGGGCGTCTGGTCCATCTTGAAACGCTGGCCGATACCACAGGCATGGCGCTGGAGGCCCCTTCGGCCTTGGAACTGGCCGTGGTGGACGGCGAATTGCGACTGTATGCGGCAGGGCGTGGCGAGGCCGAAAGCGGTGTCGCGGCGCTCTCGCTCTATCGGGTCGAGGTCGATCCCGGTCTGACCTTGCTGGCCGAGGATGCAGGATCTGCCCTGACGGGCGGCGGCGCGGATGATGTGCTGATGGGCGGCGACGGCAAGGACACGCTCAGGGGCGGGGCGGGCGATGACATCCTGACCGATGGCGCGGGGGCCGACCGGCTGTGGGGCGGGGCGGGGGCGGATATATTCGTCTTCACCAAAGACGGCGCGACCGACCGGATCGAGGATTTCGAGGTGGGGGTCGACCGGATCGACCTGTCCCAGATCGGGCGGTTCTACACTGTCGATGCGCTGACGATAAAATCCATCACGGGCGGGGCGCAGATCACTATCGGGGGCGAAACGCTTACGGTGATGTCCTCAGATGGCAGAAGCCTGAGCGCCGCCGATTTCGACATTTCCGATTTGCGCGATATCTGGCATGTCGATGTCAGCAGTCTCACGGTCGGGCCGCAGCATCTGGTCGGCACGGCCCAGAATGACTGGATCGAGGGGGATAGCGGTGCGGATACGCTGACCGGCGGGCGCGGGGCCGACACCTTGCTGGGAGGAGAGGGCAATGACCTTCTGCTGGGCGAGATCGAAGAGGGCAAATTCGATACGGCCTCCGCGCAGGTTGTCCGGCTGTTTCAGGCCACTCTGGACCGCGCCCCCAATGCCGAAGGCCATCTGGATTGGACCGCGCAAATCCTGTCCGGAGAGAAAACGCTGACCGAAGTGGCGCAGGGCTTTGTCGATTCTGCCGAGTTTCAGGACACTTACGGCGAGCTGAATGACACGCAATTCGTCACCCAGCTGTATCAGAACGTGCTGGGGCGCGCCCCCGATGCCGCCGGTCTGAAAAGCTGGACGACCTATCTTGCGCAGGACGGCACGACCCGCGCCGATGTGGTGGTGGGCTTTTCCGAAAGCACCGAATTCAGCCGCGCCATGCAATCCGAGGTTCTGGACATGTCGCGCGCGGGGTATCAGTCGGACTGGGTGGATGATGTGTTCCGCCTCTATCAAGCGACGCTGGGACGGGCGCCCGACCTCGGGGGGATCACCGCATGGACCACTGCCCTGTCGCAGGGCACGCCCTTTGAGGATGTCGTCTCCGGCTTCGTCAATTCGACCGAATTCCAGCAAAGCTATGGCCAACTGGACAACGAAGCCTTCGTCACGCTGCTTTACGAGAACGTTCTGGGGCGGGCACCCGGTTCGGCGGGGCTGGCCGACTGGTGCGCACGGATGGAAGATCAGGGCTGGAGCCGCGCCGATGTGGTGGAAGGGTTCTCGCAAAGCGGCGAATTTACGCGACAGATGGCGGACCCGCTGAAAAACTGGATGGTCGATCAGGGCGAGTGGAACCAGCTTGAGGGCGGAGCGGGAGACAATATCCTGTTTGGCGGGATGATGGCGGACCGCTTCGTGTTTTCCGCCGACACACCGGGCACGCATCTGGTAGTGGATTATCAACCTTGGGATTGCCTGTCTTTTGAAGGCTTTGGCTATCAAAGCATCGAGGATATCCGTGCCCAGTTCTCGCAAGAGGGGGATGATGCGATTTTCATCGATCAGGATGTCGAGGTGGTCTTGCGCAACACATTGATCAGCGAAATCGATTATGACAGCTGCCAGTTCTGA
- a CDS encoding glycosyltransferase, which translates to MTGPLTSLLTFAQTPHVRIIMACRNGAAYLPEQLASFERQTHRNWSLDASDDGSTDATREILEAFRKRHPQQVRLFDGPKAGVAPAFLTLAARAAKEAPEAVLALSDQDDVWSKVKLARALRWMKRTGDLGHDPLVYASRTILTDTRLNKLGLSHLHRRGPSFRNALVQNILGGNTLMLSPPAAAILAQSAQAAIAARVSYHDWWIYIMLSGAGAEIFNDPKPTLYYRQHGSNQLGHHGPVRGRLKRLGTVAKRHYAEWLDANLAALWANRLALTPENDALLTRFVAARRTGGGAYARALRELNIHRQTLQGDRVLQVMARTGRL; encoded by the coding sequence ATGACCGGACCGCTGACTTCTCTTCTGACCTTTGCCCAGACGCCGCATGTGCGGATCATCATGGCGTGTCGTAACGGGGCCGCCTATCTGCCCGAGCAGCTTGCAAGCTTCGAGCGCCAGACCCACCGGAACTGGTCGCTTGATGCCAGTGACGACGGCTCGACCGATGCCACACGCGAGATTCTGGAAGCCTTCCGCAAGCGTCATCCCCAACAGGTGCGCCTCTTTGATGGCCCCAAAGCCGGCGTCGCCCCCGCCTTTCTGACACTGGCGGCACGGGCGGCCAAAGAGGCTCCGGAGGCGGTTCTGGCCCTGTCGGATCAGGATGACGTCTGGTCCAAGGTCAAGCTGGCCCGTGCCTTGCGCTGGATGAAACGCACAGGCGATCTTGGTCATGATCCGCTGGTCTATGCCAGCCGCACCATTCTGACCGATACCCGCCTGAACAAGCTGGGCCTGTCGCATCTGCACCGGCGGGGGCCATCTTTCCGTAACGCGCTGGTGCAGAATATTCTGGGCGGCAATACGCTGATGCTGTCGCCGCCCGCCGCCGCCATTCTGGCACAATCGGCGCAGGCGGCGATTGCGGCGCGGGTCTCCTATCATGACTGGTGGATCTATATCATGCTCTCCGGCGCGGGAGCCGAGATCTTCAATGATCCCAAGCCGACCCTCTATTACCGTCAGCACGGGTCGAACCAGCTTGGGCATCACGGGCCGGTGCGGGGGCGGCTCAAGCGGCTGGGCACGGTGGCCAAGCGCCATTATGCAGAGTGGCTTGATGCCAACCTGGCCGCACTCTGGGCCAACCGTCTGGCCTTGACCCCCGAGAATGACGCGCTGTTGACCCGCTTTGTCGCGGCGCGCAGAACAGGTGGCGGGGCCTATGCCCGTGCGCTGCGCGAGCTGAATATCCACCGCCAGACCCTGCAGGGGGACCGTGTGTTGCAGGTCATGGCCCGCACCGGACGGCTGTGA
- the cysD gene encoding sulfate adenylyltransferase subunit CysD produces the protein MTKTSLTHLQRLEAESIHILREVVAEAENPVMLYSVGKDSAVMLHLAKKAFYPAPPPFPLLHVDTTWKFRAMYELRDKAAKDAGMELLVYQNPEAKAKGINPFDHGSLHTDMWKTEGLKQALDKYGFDAAFGGARRDEEKSRAKERVFSFRTAQHRWDPKNQRPELWRLYNARKNKGESMRVFPISNWTELDIWQYIHLEGIEIVPLYFAAPRPTVERDGMILMVDDDRFRLKEGEEPVMRSVRFRTLGCYPLTGAVESQATTLPEVIQETLLTTTSERQGRAIDHDQAASMEKKKQEGYF, from the coding sequence ATGACCAAGACATCTCTTACCCATCTTCAGCGGCTGGAAGCCGAGAGCATCCATATCCTGCGTGAAGTCGTGGCCGAGGCGGAAAACCCCGTAATGCTTTACTCCGTCGGCAAGGACTCGGCGGTCATGCTGCATCTGGCGAAGAAGGCCTTCTACCCTGCGCCGCCGCCCTTCCCGCTGCTGCATGTGGACACCACGTGGAAATTCCGCGCGATGTACGAGCTGCGCGACAAGGCGGCAAAAGATGCGGGGATGGAGCTTCTGGTCTATCAGAATCCCGAAGCCAAAGCCAAAGGCATCAACCCCTTCGACCACGGCTCGCTGCATACCGATATGTGGAAGACCGAAGGTCTGAAACAGGCGCTGGACAAATACGGCTTTGACGCGGCCTTCGGTGGCGCGCGCCGCGACGAGGAGAAATCCCGCGCGAAAGAGCGTGTGTTCTCCTTCCGCACCGCCCAGCACCGCTGGGACCCGAAGAACCAGCGCCCCGAGCTGTGGCGCCTGTATAACGCCCGCAAGAACAAGGGCGAGTCGATGCGGGTCTTCCCGATCTCGAATTGGACCGAGCTGGACATCTGGCAATATATCCACCTTGAGGGCATCGAGATCGTGCCGCTGTATTTCGCAGCTCCGCGCCCGACGGTCGAACGCGATGGCATGATCCTGATGGTGGATGACGACCGCTTCCGCCTGAAAGAGGGCGAAGAGCCGGTGATGCGCTCGGTCCGTTTCCGCACGCTGGGCTGCTACCCGCTGACCGGCGCGGTCGAGAGCCAGGCCACCACGCTGCCGGAGGTCATTCAGGAAACGCTGCTGACCACCACCTCGGAACGTCAGGGCCGTGCGATCGACCATGATCAGGCCGCCTCGATGGAGAAGAAGAAGCAGGAAGGCTACTTCTGA
- the cysN gene encoding sulfate adenylyltransferase subunit CysN, whose amino-acid sequence MTTQTNDPIYKTDALIAEDIDQYLQVHQHKTMLRFITCGSVDDGKSTLIGRLLYDSKMIFEDQLATLEADSKRVGTQGQEIDFALLVDGLAAEREQGITIDVAYRFFATEKRKFIVADTPGHEQYTRNMVTGASTADLAVILIDARKGVLTQTKRHSYLVKLLGIKNVVLAVNKMDLVGYSQETFDKIVADYTEFGKTIGLEDFVPMPISGYKGDNITTSSDNMPWFTGTPLLPHLETVEITSSHEPVDAPFRMPVQWVNRPNLDFRGFAGLIASGRVSPGDEIRVLPSGKTSKVAKIVTFEGDREEAIAGEAVTLTLEDEIDCSRGQVIVAAQSPLEVADQFESTIIWMDEEEMIPGRAYWLKIGTQTVSATVQAPKYEVNVNTQEHLATKTLDLNAIGVANITTDREIPFAPYEENHDLGGFILIDKMTNQTVAAGMLHFALRRSTNVHWQATDISRESHAAMKNQKPAVLWLTGLSGSGKSTIANIVEKKLARMNRHTFLLDGDNVRHGLNKDLGFTEADRIENIRRVGEVAKLMTDAGLIVITAFISPFRSERDMVRSMMQPGEFVEVFVDTPLEVAEERDVKGLYKKARSGQLKNFTGIDSPYEAPDNAELRIDTTEMTPEEAADLIIARLIP is encoded by the coding sequence ATGACCACCCAAACCAATGACCCGATCTATAAGACCGACGCGCTGATCGCGGAAGATATCGACCAGTACCTGCAGGTCCACCAGCATAAGACCATGCTGCGCTTCATCACCTGCGGCTCGGTCGATGACGGGAAATCGACGCTGATCGGGCGTCTGCTCTACGATAGCAAGATGATCTTCGAAGACCAGCTGGCGACGCTGGAAGCCGATTCCAAACGTGTCGGCACCCAGGGCCAAGAGATCGACTTCGCGCTTCTGGTTGACGGTCTTGCCGCCGAGCGCGAGCAGGGCATCACCATCGATGTGGCCTACCGCTTCTTCGCGACCGAAAAGCGCAAGTTTATCGTCGCCGATACCCCCGGCCACGAGCAATATACCCGCAATATGGTCACTGGCGCCTCGACCGCCGATCTGGCCGTAATCCTGATCGACGCGCGCAAGGGCGTGCTGACCCAGACCAAGCGTCATTCCTATCTGGTGAAACTGCTGGGCATCAAGAATGTGGTGCTGGCGGTCAACAAGATGGACCTTGTGGGCTATAGTCAGGAAACCTTCGACAAGATCGTGGCCGATTATACCGAATTCGGCAAAACCATCGGGCTGGAAGATTTCGTGCCGATGCCGATTTCGGGCTATAAGGGCGACAATATCACCACATCGTCGGACAATATGCCGTGGTTCACCGGCACGCCGCTGCTGCCGCATCTGGAAACCGTCGAGATCACCTCGTCGCATGAGCCTGTCGATGCGCCGTTCCGTATGCCGGTGCAATGGGTGAACCGTCCGAACCTCGACTTCCGCGGCTTCGCGGGGCTGATTGCCTCGGGTCGTGTCAGCCCGGGCGATGAAATCCGCGTGCTGCCTTCGGGCAAGACCTCCAAGGTTGCGAAAATCGTTACCTTCGAGGGCGATCGCGAAGAGGCGATTGCCGGTGAAGCGGTTACCCTGACGCTGGAAGACGAGATCGACTGTTCGCGCGGGCAGGTCATTGTGGCGGCGCAAAGCCCGCTGGAAGTGGCCGACCAGTTTGAATCCACCATCATCTGGATGGACGAGGAAGAGATGATCCCCGGTCGCGCCTACTGGCTGAAGATCGGCACCCAGACCGTTTCGGCCACCGTTCAGGCGCCGAAATACGAGGTGAACGTCAACACGCAGGAGCATCTGGCAACCAAGACGCTGGATCTGAACGCGATCGGCGTGGCCAATATCACCACCGACCGCGAGATCCCCTTTGCGCCCTATGAGGAAAACCACGACCTTGGTGGCTTCATCCTCATCGACAAGATGACCAACCAGACGGTCGCCGCCGGTATGCTGCATTTCGCGCTGCGCCGCTCGACCAATGTGCATTGGCAGGCCACCGATATCTCGCGCGAGAGCCATGCCGCGATGAAGAACCAGAAGCCCGCCGTGCTGTGGCTGACGGGTCTGTCGGGCTCGGGCAAATCGACCATCGCCAATATCGTCGAGAAGAAGCTGGCGCGGATGAACCGCCACACCTTCCTTCTGGATGGCGATAACGTGCGTCACGGGCTGAACAAGGATCTGGGCTTCACCGAGGCCGACCGGATCGAGAATATCCGCCGCGTGGGCGAGGTCGCCAAGCTGATGACCGATGCCGGTCTGATCGTGATCACCGCCTTCATCTCGCCCTTCCGTTCGGAGCGCGACATGGTGCGCTCCATGATGCAGCCGGGCGAGTTTGTCGAGGTCTTCGTGGATACGCCGCTGGAAGTGGCCGAAGAGCGCGATGTGAAGGGTCTCTACAAGAAGGCCCGTTCGGGTCAGTTGAAGAACTTCACCGGTATCGACAGCCCCTATGAGGCGCCTGACAATGCCGAGCTGCGCATCGACACCACCGAGATGACGCCGGAAGAGGCCGCCGATCTGATCATCGCGCGTCTGATTCCGTAA
- a CDS encoding ABC transporter substrate-binding protein, whose amino-acid sequence MSKMTRSLLAASALMLGLSAPAFAKTFVYCSEASPEGFDPAPYTAGTTFDASAHPVFNRLVEFKKGTTEIEPGLATSWDVSDDGLTYTFHLRPDVKWQSVQGYTPTRTMNADDVIFSFDRQGNAENPWHDYLPGITYEYYSAMEMADLISSIEKVDDLTVKITLTRPEAPFLANLAMPFMSIVSKEYADTLAKDGKQAQFNQVPVGTGPFQFVAYQQDAVIRYKKNPDYWGTAPKIDDLVFAITPEASVRLQRLQANECQLMPYPSPADLEAIKADSNLKLDSQPGLNVAYLAYNTTVAPFDKPEVRKALNMAINKQAIIDAVFQGAGEVAKNPIPPTMWSYNDSIQDDPYDPEKAKQMLADAGVKDLDMEIWAMPVQRPYMPNARRTAELMQADLEKVGVKASIVSYEWGEYLKRSTDPARKGAVIMGWTGDNGDPDNFMGVLLSCAATGDGGSNRAQWCNKDFSDLITKAKTTTDQAERTKLYEQAQVIFKDQAPWDTLAHSTQYVPMRKNVEGFVMSPLGDFTFETVDLK is encoded by the coding sequence ATGTCGAAGATGACGCGTAGCCTTTTGGCTGCTTCTGCACTCATGCTCGGGCTTTCGGCACCGGCATTCGCGAAAACTTTTGTCTATTGCTCGGAAGCCTCGCCCGAAGGCTTCGATCCCGCGCCCTATACCGCTGGCACGACCTTCGATGCCTCGGCGCATCCGGTCTTCAACCGTCTGGTGGAGTTCAAGAAGGGCACGACCGAAATCGAGCCGGGTCTGGCGACCTCTTGGGATGTGTCCGATGACGGCCTGACCTACACGTTCCACCTGCGCCCCGATGTGAAGTGGCAATCGGTTCAGGGCTATACGCCCACCCGCACCATGAATGCCGATGACGTGATCTTCAGCTTCGACCGTCAGGGCAATGCCGAAAACCCGTGGCATGACTATCTGCCCGGCATAACCTATGAATATTACTCGGCGATGGAGATGGCCGATCTGATTTCCTCGATCGAGAAGGTCGATGATCTGACGGTCAAGATCACCCTGACCCGTCCCGAAGCGCCCTTCCTCGCCAATCTCGCCATGCCCTTCATGTCGATCGTGTCGAAGGAATATGCCGATACGCTGGCCAAAGACGGCAAGCAGGCGCAGTTCAATCAGGTGCCCGTGGGCACCGGCCCGTTCCAGTTCGTGGCCTATCAGCAGGATGCCGTCATCCGTTACAAGAAGAACCCCGATTACTGGGGCACCGCGCCCAAGATCGATGATCTGGTCTTTGCAATCACTCCCGAGGCCTCGGTGCGCCTCCAGCGCCTGCAGGCCAATGAATGCCAGCTGATGCCCTATCCCTCGCCCGCCGATCTGGAGGCGATCAAAGCCGATAGCAATCTCAAGCTCGATAGCCAGCCGGGCCTCAATGTGGCCTATCTGGCCTATAACACCACCGTGGCGCCTTTTGATAAGCCCGAGGTCCGCAAGGCACTCAACATGGCGATCAACAAGCAGGCGATCATCGATGCGGTCTTCCAGGGCGCGGGCGAAGTGGCGAAAAACCCGATCCCGCCGACCATGTGGTCCTATAATGACAGCATTCAGGACGATCCCTATGATCCCGAGAAAGCCAAGCAGATGCTGGCAGATGCGGGGGTGAAGGATCTGGATATGGAAATCTGGGCGATGCCCGTCCAGCGCCCCTATATGCCCAATGCGCGGCGCACCGCCGAACTGATGCAGGCCGATCTGGAAAAGGTGGGCGTGAAGGCGTCGATCGTCTCCTATGAATGGGGCGAATATCTGAAACGCTCCACCGATCCGGCGCGTAAGGGTGCGGTGATCATGGGCTGGACGGGTGACAATGGCGACCCCGACAACTTCATGGGCGTGCTCTTGAGCTGTGCGGCTACGGGCGATGGGGGCTCGAACCGTGCGCAATGGTGCAACAAGGATTTTTCGGATCTGATCACCAAGGCCAAAACCACCACCGATCAGGCCGAGCGCACCAAGCTCTATGAACAGGCGCAGGTGATCTTCAAGGATCAAGCGCCTTGGGACACGCTCGCGCATTCCACCCAATATGTGCCGATGCGGAAAAATGTCGAAGGCTTCGTGATGAGCCCTCTGGGCGATTTCACCTTCGAGACCGTCGATCTGAAATAA
- a CDS encoding ABC transporter permease subunit, whose product MIRFFLNKLLYLVPTLIGITIVAFGFVRVLPGDPVTLLAGERGITPERHAQLAAQLGFDRPVWAQYLDFLWRLLHGDFGNSIVTKKPVLDEFLQLFPATVELSLCAILLATLIGVPVGVLAAVKRGSWFDQISMTTALVGFSMPIFWWGLLLIIFFSGTLGWTPVSGRMSLMFFFDTPTGFMLIDSLLSGQDGAFRSALSHLILPSVVLGTIPLAVIARQTRSAMLEVMGEDYVRTARAKGLTGRRVVMVHALRNAMVPVVTTIGLQIGLLMAGAILTETIFSWPGVGKWMIDSISRRDYPVVQSGLLLIAGVVMVVNLIVDLTYGLINPRIRHK is encoded by the coding sequence ATGATCCGATTCTTCCTGAACAAACTTCTCTATCTGGTGCCGACGCTGATCGGCATCACGATTGTGGCCTTCGGCTTTGTCCGTGTGCTGCCGGGTGATCCGGTGACTTTGCTTGCGGGCGAAAGGGGCATCACCCCCGAACGCCATGCCCAACTGGCCGCGCAACTGGGCTTTGACCGCCCTGTATGGGCGCAATATCTCGACTTCCTCTGGCGGCTTCTGCATGGTGATTTCGGCAATTCGATCGTGACGAAAAAGCCGGTGCTGGATGAATTCCTGCAGCTATTTCCCGCAACCGTGGAACTATCGCTTTGTGCGATCCTCCTCGCCACGCTGATCGGCGTGCCGGTGGGAGTGCTGGCGGCCGTCAAGCGTGGCAGCTGGTTTGACCAGATCTCGATGACCACCGCCCTTGTCGGCTTTTCCATGCCGATCTTCTGGTGGGGGCTTTTGCTGATCATCTTCTTCTCGGGGACCTTGGGCTGGACGCCGGTTTCGGGGCGGATGTCGCTGATGTTCTTCTTTGACACGCCCACGGGCTTCATGCTGATCGACAGCCTTCTGTCGGGGCAGGACGGCGCGTTCCGTTCGGCGCTCTCCCACTTAATCCTGCCCTCCGTGGTGCTGGGCACCATTCCGCTGGCGGTGATCGCGCGGCAGACCCGTTCCGCCATGCTGGAGGTGATGGGCGAGGATTATGTCCGCACCGCCCGCGCCAAGGGCCTGACGGGGCGTCGCGTCGTCATGGTCCATGCGCTGCGCAATGCGATGGTGCCGGTGGTGACCACCATCGGGCTGCAGATCGGGCTGTTGATGGCGGGCGCTATCCTGACCGAGACCATCTTCAGCTGGCCCGGAGTCGGGAAATGGATGATCGATTCCATCTCGCGCCGTGATTATCCGGTCGTGCAATCGGGTCTTCTGCTGATTGCGGGCGTCGTGATGGTGGTGAACCTGATCGTCGATCTGACCTATGGCCTCATCAATCCGAGGATCCGTCACAAATGA
- a CDS encoding ABC transporter permease subunit produces the protein MSTTLQMTDGQIRRKMIADFWHDFRRNKGAVVGLCVFALMVLVAVFAPLLAPHDAATQYRDALLVPPSWAEGGRPEFLLGTDAVGRDMLSRLIYGSRYSLFIGVVVVLVALSGGIILGLLAGFFGGWVDTVIMRVMDIILAFPSLLLALVLVAILGPGLTNAMIAIAIVYQPHFARLTRAAVMGEKSRDYVVAARMAGAGPVRLMLKTILPNCLAPLIVQATLSFSSAVLDAAALGFLGMGAQPPSPEWGTMLAEAREFILRAWWVVTFPGLAILISVLAINLMGDGLRDALDPKLKRS, from the coding sequence ATGAGCACAACTCTCCAGATGACCGACGGCCAGATCCGTCGCAAGATGATCGCGGATTTCTGGCATGATTTCCGCCGCAACAAAGGCGCTGTGGTGGGGCTTTGCGTCTTTGCGCTGATGGTGCTGGTGGCGGTTTTCGCGCCGCTTCTGGCCCCGCATGACGCGGCCACGCAATATCGCGATGCGCTTCTGGTGCCGCCCTCATGGGCCGAGGGCGGGCGGCCAGAATTCCTGCTTGGCACCGATGCCGTGGGGCGCGACATGCTCTCGCGGCTGATCTATGGCTCGCGCTATTCGCTGTTCATCGGCGTGGTGGTGGTGCTGGTGGCGCTGTCGGGCGGGATCATCCTTGGCCTTCTGGCGGGCTTCTTTGGCGGCTGGGTCGATACCGTCATCATGCGGGTGATGGATATCATTCTGGCCTTCCCCTCGCTTCTTTTGGCACTCGTGCTGGTGGCAATCTTGGGGCCGGGGCTGACCAATGCGATGATCGCCATCGCCATCGTCTACCAACCGCATTTCGCGCGCCTCACCCGCGCCGCCGTCATGGGCGAGAAATCGCGTGATTATGTGGTGGCGGCACGGATGGCGGGTGCAGGGCCTGTCCGGCTGATGTTGAAAACCATCCTGCCCAATTGCCTCGCTCCCCTCATCGTGCAGGCGACGCTGTCGTTTTCCTCCGCCGTGCTTGATGCCGCCGCCCTAGGCTTTTTGGGGATGGGCGCACAGCCGCCCTCGCCCGAATGGGGCACCATGCTGGCAGAGGCCCGCGAGTTCATCTTGCGGGCATGGTGGGTGGTCACCTTCCCCGGTCTGGCGATCCTGATCTCGGTCTTGGCGATCAACCTGATGGGCGACGGTTTGCGTGATGCCCTCGACCCGAAACTGAAACGGAGCTGA
- a CDS encoding ABC transporter ATP-binding protein has translation MALLDIKNLTVSFATSSGPFKAVDGIDTRVDAGEVLAIVGESGSGKSVSMLAVMGLLPDTATVTADEMSYDGRDLSRMSKAERRKLIGREITMIFQEPIASLNPAFTVGFQIEEVLRLNKGLSKRDARAEAIRLFEQVGIPEPATKIDAYPHQMSGGQCQRVMIAMAIATGPKLLIADEPTTALDVTIQKQILDLLMELQEAHGMGLILITHDMGVVAETADRVMVQYKGRKMEEADVLSLFEAPQHPYTKALLSALPELATGDRLPTVSDYYTEEGA, from the coding sequence ATGGCACTTCTGGATATCAAGAACCTGACGGTCAGCTTCGCCACCTCCTCGGGGCCGTTCAAGGCCGTGGACGGGATCGACACCCGCGTCGATGCGGGCGAGGTGCTGGCCATCGTGGGCGAGAGTGGCTCGGGTAAATCGGTCTCGATGCTGGCGGTGATGGGGCTTTTGCCCGACACCGCCACCGTCACCGCCGACGAGATGAGTTATGACGGGCGCGATCTCTCGCGCATGTCGAAGGCCGAACGCCGCAAGCTGATTGGGCGCGAGATTACGATGATCTTTCAGGAACCCATCGCCTCGCTCAACCCCGCCTTCACGGTTGGCTTCCAGATCGAGGAGGTGCTGCGCCTCAACAAGGGCCTGAGCAAACGCGATGCCCGCGCCGAGGCCATCCGTCTGTTCGAACAGGTGGGGATCCCCGAGCCCGCCACCAAGATTGACGCCTATCCGCATCAGATGTCGGGCGGGCAATGCCAGCGGGTGATGATCGCCATGGCGATTGCCACCGGCCCGAAACTGCTGATCGCCGACGAGCCGACCACGGCTTTGGATGTGACGATCCAGAAGCAGATCCTCGATCTGTTGATGGAGTTGCAGGAGGCGCATGGGATGGGGCTGATATTGATCACCCATGACATGGGCGTGGTGGCCGAAACCGCCGACCGCGTGATGGTGCAATATAAGGGGCGCAAGATGGAGGAGGCCGATGTGCTCTCGCTTTTCGAGGCGCCGCAGCATCCCTACACGAAGGCGCTTCTCTCGGCGCTGCCGGAACTGGCCACGGGCGACCGGCTGCCTACGGTCTCGGACTATTATACGGAGGAAGGCGCATGA